The DNA sequence TTCTTGAGTCCGACGAGGAGAGCGAGCTCATAGACAAGATAGAGAACCTCCGCGAGAAGTACAACAAGAAGAAGGAGAAGTTAGACGACACGGGCGACATAGACGAGATACGTGAGGAAGCCGAGGAAGCACGTGAGAAGGCGAGTGAGGCTCACGAGAAGGTGCTTCAGGCAGCCGACGACGCACAGGAGCACCACGACAAGATGATAGAGGCGTACAGGAAGGCTGACGAGGTACGTGAGGAAGCCGACGAGATGCACGAGAGCTTCGTCGAGGCTCAGGAAGCCGCCGACGAGCACCACGAGAACTTCGTGAAGGTTCAGAAACGCCTCCGTGAGCTCGACAAGAAGGAGGAGAAGGAGAAGAGATCCGAGAAGGAGAAGGAGAAGGAGATAGCGAAGGAACAGGCACGCGAGGTCTACGAGAAGTTCAAGGAGGGCGAGACACTCGACACCGACGACCTCATGCTCCTCCAGAAGGCAGGTCTTCTGTAGTGTATACAGCGTAGTCAGACAGCTTACTTTTCACTTCTTCATTATAACTGAGAGGACGTCCTCGTCGCTGAGGACGTGATCCTCGCCAACCTGCTGACCGTCGTGTTTGGCACTGTCTCCCCAGACCTTGGCGTAACGGAAACGCTCCTCGGCTTCGCCGTGTATCTTCGAGGCGAGGTCACCGACGGTAGCACCCTCCCTGACGACCATCGGCTCGTCGTAGTCGGGGTCGCCGCCCTGTGGCTTCATGTAGATCCTGATGAGATCGAGCGACTCGAAGACCATCTCCTTGAACGCGTCTAAGCCTTTGCCTTCCTTCGCGCTTATGCCGACGGCGTCGTCAACTCCGTACTCCGAGAGCTTCTCACGTGTCCTCTCGACAGTCGATGGGTCGGCGAGATCCATCTTGTTGACGGTGACGGCGGAGTCGACGTAGACGCGGTTGTCGAGGATGGCGTCGTTGAGTTCGTCGACTGTGACGTCTTCCCTTATGACGACAGACGCGTTGACTATGCCGTGTTGTTCACAGATGCTCTCGACGAGTTCGTCGTCTATCTCGACGTCGTCGAACTTCCTCACGTCTATGCCTCCCCTGTCCTTCCTGTTTATCTTGACACGCGGGGGCGAGGCGTCTATACGTATTCCGTGTTCGTATAGCTCGTCGTGGAGTGTCTTGTACTGTTCGGGCTCGAAGACGTCGACCATGAAGACGAGGAGGTCGGCGGATCTCACGACGCTCAGAATCTCCTTTCCTCCGCCGCGTCCCTCGCTCGCTCCTTCTATCAGACCCGGGACATCGAGTATCTGTATGTCGGTGTTCCTGTACTTGAGCATACCCGGGACGACCTCCAACGTAGTGAAGCCGTAAGACCCCGTCTCACTCTCTGCGTTCGTGATCTGGTTGAGAAGAGTCGACTTTCCGACACTCGGGAAGCCGACGAGAACGACCCTAGCGTCTCCCGTCTTGGGTATGTTGTATCCCCCACCGCCGCCGCTCCCCGACTCCCTCTGTGCGAGCTCGTCCTTGAGCTTCGAGAGCTTAGCCTTGAGACGTCCTATGTGTTTCTCTGTCGACTTGTTGTAGGGAGTGTTCTCGATCTCCTCCTCTATCTCCTGGATCTCTTCCTGAAGTCCCATTCCGTAGTCGGTATAGTTAGCAGTGAAACATTAAGACTGGGAAAAGTTAGTAAGGTATAGCCCCGTACACTAACTCCGAAGCTTCATCCTCTGGTAGTCCTCTGTCGGCTCCGGTGAACCCTCGTGCGGGGCATATCGCACGTCAGGGTTCTCCCCGTCTCATCCAGCGCGAGTGCGTAGTCAACGGAGGGATTTATGACGCGCACGGGAGAGTACGACGCCGAGGTATTAATCTCCTTTGTCTGTGTCTGTGCGCACCTACGTTATCTATGTCCGATTTGATCCTCCGTCATTCTCTGACGACCAAGACCCTCTGTGGACGAGGTCTTCGAGGTCGATCCTCTCACGCCATCCCTCCTTCTGTAACGTCGGCTCGTCGGGGAACTCCTCGGGGTATCCGACACACAGATACGCGATCGGTTCGACGTGGTGGGGTATACCGAGTATCTCCCTGACTTCGTGGGGATACAGGAAGCTCACCCATCCGACTCCGACGCCCTCGGCACGTGCGGCGAGCCAGAGGTTCTGGACGGCGAGACACGTCGAGTAGACGTCGGCGCGTCTCATCGAGTTCCTTCCTAGGACGTGAGGAGCGTCCCTCGTCGGGTCACACGTCACACAGATATTGACGGGAGACTCCTCTATGCCTTCGAGCTTGAGACGTCCGAACTCCGACTTTCTGGGTTCGCGGTACGCCTCCTCGGCTGCGTTTATGGCACGTTCGGCGACGTCCTTTATCTCCGACTTCTTGTCGTCGTCCTCGACGAGAACGAAGTCCCACGGCTGTGAGAAGCCCACGCTCGGGGCGTGGTGGGCGGCGTCGAGCATTCTCTCCAAGACGTCGTCGGGAACCTCATCGCTCCGAAAACGCCGTATGTCACGTCTCGACCTCACGAGACGGTGAAAGGAGTCTATCTCGTCGTCTGTGAAGCTCGTCATAGATGTATTTCCATGAGAAAGTAGTTTAAAGACGCGGTACGAAGCCGAGTTATGGAGCTCGATCCTTTCCAGATGGGTCTGGAGTTCGGAGGCGGGGGTATACTCGGCTTCGTGATAGGCTATGCGACAAAGAAGATAGCGAAGCTGATAGCAATCATAATAGGTGCAGAGCTCGCCCTCTTCCGTTTCTTAGAGACGAAAGGCGTCCTGTCGGTCAACTGGGACGCACTCGCCGACGGAACCGCTAACCTGACCTCGACGGGTACACAGAACGTCGGGGAAGCCGCTAGCTACGTCACGAGTCTCGCGAGTGCGGTTCCGATAGGCGGCGGATTCGCCGCAGGAACCTACATCGGGTTCAAGAAGGGGTGACGGGGTTCGCCACTGTCCTAAGTCTTAAGGATATGAATACAGTATGAATATGTATGAGTGAGTCGGAGAAACGTAAGGTCGGCGAGCGGGGACAGATAACCCTCCCTAAGAGTCTCCGCGAGAAGCTCGACATCCACGGTGGTGACGAAGTCGTGGTTCACGAGGAAGACGGTAAGATAGTAGTCGAGAAACACATGGTACGTGAGAGGCTCGCCGAGGGATACAGATCTGTCTCGGATCGCTCGGAGAAGATCGCCAAGGAGATGGAAGGTGTTTCGAAGGAGGCTAACGAGTACCTGGGTGACGCGCCCGAATGGTAATGTAATGGTAAACACGGTGCGTATTCAACGTGGAGACATAATAATAGCCGAGTTAGACCCGACTCGGGGCTCCGAACAGCGCGGAACACGTCCATGTCTGGTAGTTCAGAATGACATCGGTAACCGAAACGCGCCGACTACCATAGTCGCTCCATTCAGTACTTCTTATGACAGTATCTATCCGTTCGAGGTTCTCGTATCGGCTGACGAATCGCCCTTAAAAGAAGACTCAGTCGTAGACTGTAGCCAGATACGTACTGTGTCCGTAGAACACCGTATACGGGATAAGATAGGTTCCGTATCCGACGAAAAGATGGACGAAGTTGACTCGTCTCTGGAGTACAGTCTGGGACTGACTCAGTTCTGAGTCTACTACTCGTACTCCTCTCGGAGCTCGTCGGCGGCGTCGACCATGTTCTTCATCTTCTGGTAGGCTACGTCTCTCGGAAGCAGCTTGACTCCACAGTCGGGGTTGACCCAGAGATCCTCGGGCGGCACGACTTCGAGACCCTTCTCTATGTTCTGTTTTATCTCCTCGACTGACTCGACCGATGCGTCGTGGACGTCGAGACAGCCGAATCCGAGCTCCTTCGTGAAGTCGTGTTCCTTGAGAGTCTCGACGAACTCGAAGTCGTTGTTGGCGAACTCAAGTGCGAACTGGTCGATCTCGAAGTCGAGCATGTCGGGGTAGATCGTCGAGAAGTCGCCGTAACAGACATGCATGAAGGTCTTCTCGACATCGAGACCGTCGACGACCTCCGCGGTTGCCTCTCTGACGAGGTCGATGTCC is a window from the Candidatus Afararchaeum irisae genome containing:
- a CDS encoding phosphoserine phosphatase, with product MSEIETIEVDEEEIQNKNKGDLIKLAGKLRDRRNELNSTASERASKRNELNEKARDLVDKAQEHREKRDELNEKVQEYKDKRNELNEKANELFDEVEEKKEELDMDNDESLEELKDKIEKLEFRQQTEVLESDEESELIDKIENLREKYNKKKEKLDDTGDIDEIREEAEEAREKASEAHEKVLQAADDAQEHHDKMIEAYRKADEVREEADEMHESFVEAQEAADEHHENFVKVQKRLRELDKKEEKEKRSEKEKEKEIAKEQAREVYEKFKEGETLDTDDLMLLQKAGLL
- a CDS encoding GTP-binding protein; translated protein: MGLQEEIQEIEEEIENTPYNKSTEKHIGRLKAKLSKLKDELAQRESGSGGGGGYNIPKTGDARVVLVGFPSVGKSTLLNQITNAESETGSYGFTTLEVVPGMLKYRNTDIQILDVPGLIEGASEGRGGGKEILSVVRSADLLVFMVDVFEPEQYKTLHDELYEHGIRIDASPPRVKINRKDRGGIDVRKFDDVEIDDELVESICEQHGIVNASVVIREDVTVDELNDAILDNRVYVDSAVTVNKMDLADPSTVERTREKLSEYGVDDAVGISAKEGKGLDAFKEMVFESLDLIRIYMKPQGGDPDYDEPMVVREGATVGDLASKIHGEAEERFRYAKVWGDSAKHDGQQVGEDHVLSDEDVLSVIMKK
- the bluB gene encoding 5,6-dimethylbenzimidazole synthase, with protein sequence MTSFTDDEIDSFHRLVRSRRDIRRFRSDEVPDDVLERMLDAAHHAPSVGFSQPWDFVLVEDDDKKSEIKDVAERAINAAEEAYREPRKSEFGRLKLEGIEESPVNICVTCDPTRDAPHVLGRNSMRRADVYSTCLAVQNLWLAARAEGVGVGWVSFLYPHEVREILGIPHHVEPIAYLCVGYPEEFPDEPTLQKEGWRERIDLEDLVHRGSWSSENDGGSNRT
- a CDS encoding FUN14 domain-containing protein, which gives rise to MELDPFQMGLEFGGGGILGFVIGYATKKIAKLIAIIIGAELALFRFLETKGVLSVNWDALADGTANLTSTGTQNVGEAASYVTSLASAVPIGGGFAAGTYIGFKKG
- a CDS encoding AbrB/MazE/SpoVT family DNA-binding domain-containing protein, which translates into the protein MSESEKRKVGERGQITLPKSLREKLDIHGGDEVVVHEEDGKIVVEKHMVRERLAEGYRSVSDRSEKIAKEMEGVSKEANEYLGDAPEW
- a CDS encoding type II toxin-antitoxin system PemK/MazF family toxin; protein product: MRIQRGDIIIAELDPTRGSEQRGTRPCLVVQNDIGNRNAPTTIVAPFSTSYDSIYPFEVLVSADESPLKEDSVVDCSQIRTVSVEHRIRDKIGSVSDEKMDEVDSSLEYSLGLTQF